Part of the Methanobrevibacter sp. TMH8 genome, ATTTGCATCATTATTTGTGAAACTAGAATTAGTCACAGACATATTAGCACCACCATTATTATAGATTGCACCACCACTACTAGTTGCAGTGTTATTTGTGAATATACAATTGATAAATGTTAGTTGTGATTGGTTGTTGTAGATTGCACCACCAGTGAATTTAAATCCGTTTGTGAATGTGATATTAATAAATGTAATTTTTAAACCATTAGCTGTTGTAAATATGTTGTTTAGATTTTGAGCATCAATAATAGTATTTTCGGGAGAATCTGAACCCTGTATAGTTATATTTTTGTTAATAGTTATGCCCCGATCAGTACTTTTGTTATAAGTTCCATTTTCTAGAAATAATGTGTCTCCATCACCAGTATCAACAATACCTTGATCAATACCTCCAGAAGTTGTAGGATTTATTGTGTTATTAGCTGCACTCACTATTGATAAACTTAATACAAATAATAATGCCATTATTGTAAAAATAGTAAATCTTCTCAAACTTAATCTTTCGATTTTTTCACCTCCTTTTTACATTTTTCATATTAAGTTATTACTATAACAAAATATATAGATATATTAATAATATTCTGGTATTACTATTATTTATTAATCATAAAATAAAAAAAGTTATTATCAAAACAAAATATCTAATTATATTAATAATATTCTAGTGTTGATATATTTATTAATCATAAAATAAAAAAAGTTATTAATAAAACAAAATATCCAAATATATTAATAATATTCTAGTATTACTATTGTTTATTAATCATTAGATATAAATGTTTCGGATCATTATCAATATTCATTATTTTTTATTTACAAAATTAAAATTCAAGATTACAATTAAAAGATTATCTCTATAAATTGTTTAGATTAATAAACGGTATTTTATCAAGTATTGGAATTAGTATTTTAATAATTTAAATAATTAATATAATACTAGTTAAAATTAGTAAAATAAATGCGTGGATCGGACTTAAATCAGCGCCATTTAAATATTCATTCTAGCTTTTTCCTAACTGAAATACCATTACTAGATGAAAAAGATTCAAATCTGATTAAATCCATCTTCAAAGAGATATATACTCCTAGGACACTTATTTTATTTTCTAAAAAAATTGAATATTTAGAAATCAAATTAATAAAAAAATCAGTGAAAATACATACTTATTCTATTATTAATCACTTAATACATACTTATTATTTCACTTAATATGCATATTATTTTAATATTAAATAATTTTCCATGAAAGAAAATTTAATTAATGAAGTTGAATTGTTCTTCATTAATTAATAAATAATTTATTAATTCATTTGAGTCTAAATCTTCCTTATTTAAATCAACAGATGTTATTTGTGAGTTATTATATGTTTTATAATACAAAATACCTTTGTTAGTATTATAACATGAGGTGTAAATTGTATATTCATATAAATTAGGTTCATCTATAAATGTACAACCTTTTTGTTGTTCAACTGAACCTAAAATATGGAAAAACTGTGAAACACTACTTGCTTCATCAAATTCAGAATAGGAATTTGCTCTAGTGAATGCTACTTTTGCAAATCTAGAAGCTGATGATAAATCACCAGGTAAACCTATTGCACCCATACCTCTTGAATAATCAAATAATTTAATATTTCCACCAAAAGTATTTTGAGGATTTTTATTTGAAAGAGAAATATAATTATTTAAATAAAATAATTGTTTATCAAATGGAGGATTATTAGTTAAAACACCTATAGGATTATAATAAATTTTCAAACCATCATTTAAGGGTTCAACAACAATAGCTCCTGAATCATCTGAAATCATCCAGTGGAGAGGAGATAATGGAAGTTCATCAGAAAAATTGATATTAACTAAATTAATATCACTTAACAATTCTTCTGCTTCATTAAGATTAGCAGCTTTTCCAAGTAAATATGGAATAAATTCAAAAGGAGTTAAATTAATCTTTCCATCTTCATATTCTCTGTAAACTGCATTATCTGGAAAGTTTAAACCAGCAATACTTAATCCTTTTTCATTACAAGCATCATAATATAAAGGATATGAATCAATACCCGCAGCAATTCCAATAATTGCATGATGAGAATCAATATCCTCAATTTTTCTAAATTTAAATTTATAATTACGAGGAGTTATTGTTACTCTTTCATTATATGAGATTTCATAATCAAAATTACGACCAAAATAATGGTCATCAGTTAAATAATTACTTGCTGTACACATAAATAAACACCATTTTTATAAGAAATTATAATACTTAAAAGCTCTTGATTGCATATTATTACATCGAATTTATCATTATTTCTTCATTTAAAAAATCAGCTTGAATAATTGTACATTAGTTTATTTTTTAATTAAATCATATTTAATTAAATCATTTTTAATTAAATCATATTTATTATTTTTAAACCTTTTAAATATTTCATCATGTATACTTATTCTATTGTTTCACTTAATAAGTAATAGGATAAAATTCCGTATATTTAGAATTTCTTTCAATAGGCCTTCTATCAATATTTTTAACAATATTACATAGATTTTCAATAGAAGTATCAACACCATCTGGAGCTCCTGAAGCTTCAGATAATTCGTCACCACCTAATGTACCTCCTAAATCATTGGCTCCTGCTGTTAAAGATATTTGAGCAAATCTAAAACCCATTTTGACCCAAGACACCTGTATGTTAGGAATTAAATCTCTAAACATTAATCTAGATACTGCATATAATTTTAAATCTTCTGTACCTGTTGCACCTAAATTTTTCTCACCTTGATTAAAGATTGGAGAGTATTCATACATAAAA contains:
- the bsh gene encoding choloylglycine hydrolase; amino-acid sequence: MCTASNYLTDDHYFGRNFDYEISYNERVTITPRNYKFKFRKIEDIDSHHAIIGIAAGIDSYPLYYDACNEKGLSIAGLNFPDNAVYREYEDGKINLTPFEFIPYLLGKAANLNEAEELLSDINLVNINFSDELPLSPLHWMISDDSGAIVVEPLNDGLKIYYNPIGVLTNNPPFDKQLFYLNNYISLSNKNPQNTFGGNIKLFDYSRGMGAIGLPGDLSSASRFAKVAFTRANSYSEFDEASSVSQFFHILGSVEQQKGCTFIDEPNLYEYTIYTSCYNTNKGILYYKTYNNSQITSVDLNKEDLDSNELINYLLINEEQFNFIN